One genomic segment of Hordeum vulgare subsp. vulgare chromosome 2H, MorexV3_pseudomolecules_assembly, whole genome shotgun sequence includes these proteins:
- the LOC123427276 gene encoding caffeoylshikimate esterase-like, whose product MDVEYHEEYVRNSSGVQLFTCGWLPASTSPKALVFLCHGYGMECSGFMRACGVRLAAAGYGVFGMDYEGHGKSMGTRCYIRSFHRLVDDCDRFYKSICDLEEYRNKSRFLYGESMGGAVALLLHRKDPTFWDGAVLVAPMCKISEKVKPHPLVITALTQVEDVIPKWKIVPTKDVIDAAFKDPDKREKIRKNKLIYQDKPRLKTALEMLRTSMYVEGSLSKVKLPFLVLHGEADTVTDPEVSRALYEHAASTDKAIKLYPGMWHGLTAGEPDENVEVIFADIIAWLNARRRVWTLEERLTKMLAAPKNLDADEKDHGSTVPRRRRGGFLCGLTGRTHHHSEM is encoded by the exons ATGGACGTCGAATACCACGAG GAGTACGTGAGGAACTCGAGCGGGGTGCAGCTCTTCACCTGCGGATGGCTGCCGGCCTCCACATCGCCCAAGGCACTCGTCTTCCTCTGCCACG GTTACGGCATGGAATGCAGCGGCTTCATGAGAG CATGCGGGGTGCGGCTGGCGGCGGCCGGGTACGGCGTGTTCGGGATGGACTACGAAGGGCACGGCAAGTCCATGGGCACCCGCTGCTACATCCGCAGCTTCCACCGCCTCGTCGACGACTGCGACCGATTCTACAAGTCCATCTGCG ACCTGGAAGAGTACAGGAACAAGAGCAGGTTCCTCTACGGCGAGTCCATGGGCGGCGCGGTGGCGCTGCTGCTGCACAGGAAGGACCCCACGTTCTGGGACGGCGCCGTCCTCGTCGCGCCCATGTGCAAG ATATCGGAGAAGGTGAAGCCGCACCCGCTGGTTATCACCGCCCTGACGCAGGTGGAGGACGTGATACCCAAGTGGAAGATCGTCCCGACCAAGGACGTCATCGATGCCGCCTTCAAGGACCCCGACAAGCGCGAAAAG ATCAGGAAGAACAAGCTGATCTACCAGGACAAACCGCGGCTCAAGACGGCGCTGGAGATGCTCAGGACCAGCATGTACGTGGAGGGCAGCCTATCCAAGGTGAAGCTGCCCTTCTTGGTCCTGCACGGCGAGGCCGACACCGTGACGGACCCGGAGGTGAGCCGCGCGCTCTACGAGCACGCCGCCAGCACGGACAAGGCCATCAAGCTCTACCCGGGGATGTGGCACGGCCTCACCGCCGGCGAGCCGGACGAGAACGTTGAGGTCATCTTCGCCGACATCATCGCGTGGCTCAATGCGCGCAGACGCGTCTGGACGCTGGAGGAGCGCCTGACGAAGATGCTGGCAGCGCCCAAGAATCTCGACGCCGACGAGAAAGACCACGGCTCCACGGTGCCTCGGCGGCGGCGTGGGGGTTTCCTCTGCGGGCTCACCGGTCGGACGCATCATCACTCAGAAATGTAG